TTCAGGCATCATTGGGACTCCGTTAGTTGTTCGGGCCAGTCACATCAATCCGGATGTGGCCGCGAACTATTCCAATGAAATGGCGATTACCGATACTTTGATTCATGAAATCGATGAGATGCACTGGTTGCTTGATGACGATTATGCATCGATTCAGATCACCTATCCGCGGCAGTCAAGCAAAGTGAACAACGAAGGATTGCGGGATCCGCAACTGGCGACGTTGACGACTAAAAAAGGCGTGGTTATTCAGGTGCTGGTTCATGTGACGGCGCAATATGGCTATGAGGTCAAACTTGAAGTGGTTGGGGCAACAGGCGAGTTGAAACTGCCGGATTATGGATTTGCGCCAATTGTGCGGACCCAGGCAACGCAACAAACCGCAATGGAAACAAGTTGGGTCAAGCGATTCTTGCAGGCGTATAACACCGAAGTACAGGAATTTATTAATCAAGTGGCCAAGAATCAGTCGCCAATTGGTCCTAGTGCGTGGGACGGCTATATTGCCGCTGTGACCGCAGAAGCCGGCATTCGCTCGCAAAAGGATCAGGAACCGGTTCTCATTAACGTAGCTGCAACACCGGCGTTTTATCAAAAGAAACAGGCAGTAAAAGCTTAGTGAACCAAATAAATGACTTGAGGAGGATATTGATGATGGCTCAACGGACAGTAAAAATCGGCATAGTGGGGTTAGGCCGACTGGGGAAAATCCATGCGACCAATCTGGCAACCAGCATTCAGCACGCTAAGCTGCAGGCAGCCACAAGTGTTGTTCCAGAGGAGTTGGCATGGGCGCGCGAAGAACTTGGGGTTGAAGAAACCTATGAAGATTTCGACGATATGGTTCAAAACGCAGATATTGATGCGGTGTTTATTGTGTCACCTTCAGGATTCCATTTGCCACAAATTGAAAGCGCTATGAATGCGGGCAAACACGTTTTTAGCGAAAAACCGATCGGCTTAGATCTTGCGGCGATCAAACACACACAGACCGTGATCAACCAGCATCCTGATTTGAAATTCCAGCTTGGCTTCATGCGGCGCTTCGATGATTCGTATGTTTATGCAAAGCAGCTAGTTGATGAAGGCAAAATTGGCGACATTACACTCATCCGCAGTTACAGCATTGATCCAGCGTCCGGGATGGAGAGCTTCGTTAAGTTTGCGACCTCGGCTAGTAGCGGCGGCTTGTTCTTGGACATGTCGATTCATGATATTGATGTGATTCGCTGGTTCACCGGTAAAGAGATTGACAAGGTTTGGGCGATCGGGTTGAATCGCGCTTATCCGGTTCTGGATCAGGCTGGCGAGCTGGAAACCGGCGCGGCGCTGATGCAACTTGAAGATAAGACCATGGCGATCCTGGTAGCCGGTCGCAATGCAGCACATGGCTATCATGTCGAAACCGAAGTCATCGGGACCAAAGGGATGTTGCGGGTCGCCCAGGTTCCAGAGAAGAATCTGGTAACGGTGATGAACGAAGAAGGCATTATCCGACCAACATCCCAGAACTTCCCTGAGCGGTTTGCCCAGGCATTTCTGAGTGAAGAAAAGGCGTTTGTTGACAGCATTTTGAAAGACACTTCAGTCGGGATCACGGCAGAAGATGGCTTGCAAGGTACGAAAGCAGCGCTGGCATTACAACAGGCATTTGAAAAGAACGATATTGTCAAAGTCGATGACGTAGATAAAAAGGTGGGTGCTTAAATTGACGATTGAGCTAGGAATTGCGCCAATTGGTTGGACAAATGATGATATGCCGGAACTGGGCAAAGAAGTGACATTTGAACAAGCGATTGATGAGATGGCGTTGGCGGGGTACCAAGGAACCGAAGTAGGCAATAAATACCCAAAGGATCCGGCAGTGTTAAAGCATTATCTGGCATTGCGCCATCTGAAGATTGCCAGCGCATGGTTCAGTGCCTTTTTGACGACCAAGCCGTATGAGGAAACCGAAGCGGCCTTCATTAAACACCGGGACTTTCTTCACGCGATGGGCGCCAAAGTGATCGCCGTTGCGGAACAAGGACATAGCGTTCAAGGAATGCTGGACAAAGCTGTGTTTGATGACAAACCGCATTTTACCGATGAGGAATGGCAGAGGTTGGCGACCGGATTGGAACGGTTAGGCGATCGGGCGCATGAAGTAGGGATGCAAATTGTGTATCGCCATCACATGGGGACTGGCGTTCAAACGACGGCAGAAATCGATAAATTGATGGCGATGACGGATCCGGACAAGGTGTCGCTTTTGTTTGACACCGGGCATCTGGTTCTGTCCGGTGAAGATCCGTTAGACATTTTCAATCGCTACAAAGATCGGATTAAGCATATTCACTTCAAAGACGTTCGCCCGGAGCAAGCTAAGCAGGAACGGGCAGAACACATGAGTTTCTTGGCAGGGGTCAAAAACGGGATGTTTACGGTACCTGGCGATGGCATGATTGATTTCAAGCCAATCTGGCAAGCCATTCAAAAGAGCAACTATAGCGGATGGATTGTGGTTGAAGCCGAGCAGGATCCTGCCAAGGCAAATCCGCTTGAATATGCGTTGAAAGCAAAGCAGTACCTGGATACCATCATGGCAATCCCGCAAACAGTTTAAGGGGTTTGATTTAGAAGGGGTATGGTCCTTATGGCGTTGATACCAGCAACAACATTGATGCAAGCCGCACTGGCTCACCACGCTGCAATTGGTCATTTTAATATTAATGGTCCCGACTGGCTGGAGACGTATCTTAGCGTTGCTGAAGAAACCAAAACGCCGATTATTGTGGCAACTTCCGATCGGATTATGGATTTTCTTGGGGGCTTCGACTTCATGTCGCGCTACGTGCGTTTCATGATCCAAGCGTTGGAAATTACCGTGCCGGTTGTACTTCATCTGGATCACGGGTTATCCGTCGAGCACGTTTATCAGGCGATTGATGCTGGCTATACATCGGTCATGTTTGATGGCTCAAAGTTGCCCATTGATGAAAATGTTGCCTTAACCAAAAAGGTGGTTGCCTATGCGCATCAACGTCATGTGTCGGTTGAAGCAGAGGTTGGCAGCGTCGGTGGGAATGAAAATGGCCTAATCAGCGGTGTTCAGTATGCCAGCGTGGCGGATGCGTTAAAAATGGCTGGCACCGGTATTGATTCGTTGGCTGCGGCATTGGGTTCGGTTCATGGCGATTATGTTGGGCGGCCCAAGCTAAACTTTGAGCGGATGACCGAGATTGCCCAAGCAACCCAACTACCGCTGGTTTTGCACGGTGCATCAGGTATTCCTGACGACCAGATTCAGCAGGCAATTCAAACCGGAACGGCCAAAATCAACATCAATACGGAAGTGAACACCGTGTGGACGGAAGCGGTTGCCAAAGCGCTTCAACAAAAACGCTCCGGTCACGATCCGCAGCCAATTCTTACAGCAGGCAAGCAAGCGATGGCGCGCCTAGTTGAAAGTAAAATGAACGACTTTCATATTTTGGGGAAAAGTGCCCGGCTAACTGCGATGGAGTGAAAGCGTTACTGATATTGTGTTCAGTAAATCATGAAGTTGATTAACTGAATAGTGCGAATTATGAAAGCAGGGATGATATGCCACTGGTTCGGTTTGACATGTTAAAGGGCCGATCACCCGAAACGATTCAACAGATTTTGCAAATCACGCATGAGGTCATGGTAGCGGCTTTTGATGTACCGGCGCGTGATCGGTATCAAATTGTCCACCAACATGAGCCTTACGAAATGGTTGTTGAAGATACCGGATTAGGGATACCGCGCACGGATAAGGTTGTGGTCATCTCATTGGTCAGCCGCGTGCGTACTGTTCACCAATTAAAGCAGTTCTATGCAACACTGGCGGAACGGTTATCGACGGCAGGGCTAGTCGATAAAAACGATCTCATGATCAATGTTTCGTTCAACAATGACCAAGGATGGAGTTTCGGCCAAGGGAAAGCGCAATTTCTGGATGGCAGTTTGTAGGTGAACCATAAGATAGATTGAAAATGCCTTGGCCGTTTCTGGAAGTCTGCAACGGTCAAGGCATTTTCTGTGCAGCCGCAAGATGTGTTAGAAAAGCTGACAACTAGCAGTATCAAAACAGTGTGTGTAAGAAAGTAGAGGCGTTAAATATGACGATTCAAATAGAAAAAATGGCGCTCAATCGAAAAGTGGCGCAGAATCGCTCACTCGAAAGTTTTTTCCAGTTAGCGACAGAGGTTGGCATTAATCAGGTAGAGTTGCGCAACGATATGACGGCGTCCGATCGTCCCGAAACCGTCATTGATCAAATGCCGGTCGCGGATTTTAATGCGTTAAAAGCCAAATATGGCATGAAAATTCTGACCATTAATGCGCTCCAACAATTTAATCAGCCAGCAAAGTTAGTCGCGAATCGTCAACTTTTGACCGGACTGGCCGAGTTAGCGGTTCAAATTGGCAGCCCGGCCATTATTTTCGTACCGGAAGTTAATCCGCAAGATAACCGAACGCCGCAACAACGACTGGAGGATGCGGCTCACAATCTGCAAGTGTTTGGCGAGATCTTAGCGACTTATCATCTGACCGGGTTAGTTGAACCGCTGGGCTTTATGGCTAGCACGTTGCGGTATCCGTGGACGGCGCAACAGGCGATTGAATTGTCCGGTCGCACGGAGTTCAAGTTAACCATTGATACCTTCCACTTCTTCTTGGCACATATAACGGCAGCGCAGTTTAAAGCAAATGTTGACGTGAAACGAATCGGACTCGTCCATTTGTCCGGCATCGAACCGATTCACGAGTTGCGCGAAGTTTTGGATGAGGACCGCATGTTCATCACAGACCGCGACATCATGCAAAACGTTGAACAGGTGCAACTTTTTGAATCAATGGGTTATAAAGGCAACTATTCCTTTGAAGCCTTCTCGACACGGTTAGCTGCCGAAAGTAACCAGCAGTTGGCGCACAAAATCACCACCAGCATCGCGCAATTGAATCAACCAACGGCGGTTTCAGGTTTGGAGGTGTAAAGACCATGAAATTAGCTTACGATCCTTCCATGTTTCGCGACACCATGACGTTGAAGCAGATGTTTGATGAGGTGGCTCGTCTCGGCTATGAATATGTTGAACTGTCGCCACGTAGAGATTTCATTTGGTTCTATGAACATCCGGTAGCTGACACGGCACTGATCAAGCAGGTAAAACGGTATGCCCAGGATGCCGGCGTTAAAATTTCCTCAGTGCTTCCGGTGCAACAATGGTCGTCACCCGATGAACAGGAGCGTGAATTTGCTGTCCGCAACCTGAAACGCACAATCGAAATCACGGCGGCATTGGGGGTCAAAGTGTTGAATACCGAATTCTCAGGTGATAAGTTCCAACCACTGGTTTCACAGGGGCAGTGGTACAAGTCCATGGAAGAGCTCGCGCCGGTGTTTGAAAAGAATGGCATCACCCTGGAAATCCAACCGCATCCCAATGACTTTATTGAATCGAACTTGGCCGCTAGCCGCTTAATCCGCTCGTTGGATGTCGACTGGGTCCATCAGGTTTGGTGCAGCTCTCATGCCTTTTATATGGATGACGGGCGCGGCGATATTCGCCAACAATTTGCTGAATCCGGTGATCTCATTACCCATGTTCTGATTGCGGACACGTTTAATCACAAAGGCAACCAAGGCTTGCGGTACATCATCAATCCGCCAGGCGCCCCGGTGACGATTCACCAGCACTTAAATCCGGGTGAAGGCGAAGTCGATTTTGCCACGCTTTATGCTGTGTTGCGAGAACGACATTTTAACGGCATCATCACCAATAACGTGTTTGCCTGGCCCGACAAGGTTGACTGGTCAAATAAAATCACACTGCAGTCAGTCAAAAACGGCTTGCAACTCTGATAGTCGTGGCTGGTGACGGTCAATACCAGCCAACTAAAAATATTTCCGATCCAAAACGACACCTGATGCATGAATTCTCAGATGTCGTTTTTGTATACTTAAAGTAACATAAGCTGCTGATGATTGATTATCGGCGCGTCGCATCAATGGTGGCGCGAACTCGGCGAAAGGGCGGAGCCGTCTGACTGTTGGTTTGAATGGCGCTGATCATAAATAGCGTATCCATGAGACTAAGCTCCGCGATTAACGCATGGAGCGCTTCGGTTCGGTAGCGCGATTCTTCGGCAACCGCGACAAACGCGGCATCGGCCATTTTGGCCAGACGGGAAGCCGGTGCGCCGGTGATCACGATAAGCGGCACCTGCTGTTGCTTGGCCAAGTCAGCTAACGCAATGGCATCTTTATCTTCACCGGAATGCGACGTCAAGATCATGGCGTCATTGGCGCCCAGATGCGTTGCTGCCATGAGCTGCATATGATAATCCGCGGCATAGGAAACGGGGATGGCCGTCCGCAGAAACTTGTGATAGCCATCTAACGCAACGAGATTGCTGGCGCCTAATCCAAAAAGACCGAGATGATCCGCATGGGTAATCCAATTAATCGCTTTAGCCAAGGCAGCCGTGTCCAAGTTGGCCAAAGTGGTTCGGAGCGCATCGATATTGGAGGTGAAGATTTTTTGCGCCAAGGTCTCAACCGAATCGTCCGGGCTCAGTTCCGCAAATAGCGTTTGATCCGGTTCCGGTGGCGATTGGACCAATGCCATCCGCAGCGCCTGGAAGTTCGGATAACCCAATGCCTTGGCAAATCGCGAAATGGTGGCCGTACTGACGCCCGTTATTGCGCTGAGTTCCGCGATATTTGCCTGACTAGCGCGATCCGGATGCGTTTGAAGAAAATCCGCTAATTTCTTTTCTTGGCGACTCAAGTTCGGTTTATAAATTTGTAGTTGTACCAGAAAATCGTGCATATGCCCATCCTCCATTTCCTCAAGAGGAGTATAGCATTAAATGTATGAATTGAAAATTAATTACGGACACTTTGCTTGATTTTTGTAATTTTTTTACATACAATGGCACCATGATCACGGAGGAGCGCTTTTGATCCCCGAGAAAGTGGTCTTGGCGTTCACATTAACGCGTTCGCCAGCGCAGAAGCCTACGTGTAAGGACCTCGGTCGCAATGGCCAAACCCGGGCCATCACGCCCAAGGCCGCTTACACTCCGGCTTCTACCCGCGCTGGCTCATGCTCAGGAGGGGATAGCATATGCAAGTAGGTATGGTAGGCTTAGGCAAGATGGGTATGAATCTGGTCGCGAATATGCGCGATCATGATATTGAGGTTGTTGCGTTTGACTTGAATGATCAGGCGCGGACGGAAGTAGGGCAATATCAAGCGAGAGCGGTTGCCAGTCTGGATGCACTGGTGATGAGTCTGGCATCACCGCGGATTATTTGGAGTATGGTGCCGGCGGGAAAACCAACCGATGCAACGATTAATCAGCTGGCCAAGTTACTGCGTCCTGGCGACATCGTGATTGATGGTGGCAATTCTTATTATCAGGATTCCATCAAGCGAAGTCAGTTGTTGGCAGAAGAGGGCATTCACTTTTTTGATGTCGGGACGTCCGGTGGCATGGCAGGCGCGCGGGCCAATGGGAATTTCATGATCGGCGGCGACCAAACGCAATTTGCCAAGATTGAACCACTGTTTAAAGCCATTGCCGCGCCTGGTGGCTATCTGTATACTGGCCCAGCCGGCTCAGGGCATTATCTGAAAATGGTTCACAACGGTATTGAATACGGCATGATGCAGGCAATCGGTGAAGGCTTCGATGTTTTGGCCCATAGTCCCTATGATTACGACAATGAGGCAGTTGCCAAAATGTGGAACAATGGCTCCGTGATTCGCAGTTGGTTGATGGAACTGGCTGGTAATGCCTTCAGCGACGATGCCGATCTCGAAAAGATTCAGGGGATCATGCATAGTTCGGGTGAAGGCG
Above is a window of Lacticaseibacillus casei DSM 20011 = JCM 1134 = ATCC 393 DNA encoding:
- the iolG gene encoding inositol 2-dehydrogenase, whose amino-acid sequence is MAQRTVKIGIVGLGRLGKIHATNLATSIQHAKLQAATSVVPEELAWAREELGVEETYEDFDDMVQNADIDAVFIVSPSGFHLPQIESAMNAGKHVFSEKPIGLDLAAIKHTQTVINQHPDLKFQLGFMRRFDDSYVYAKQLVDEGKIGDITLIRSYSIDPASGMESFVKFATSASSGGLFLDMSIHDIDVIRWFTGKEIDKVWAIGLNRAYPVLDQAGELETGAALMQLEDKTMAILVAGRNAAHGYHVETEVIGTKGMLRVAQVPEKNLVTVMNEEGIIRPTSQNFPERFAQAFLSEEKAFVDSILKDTSVGITAEDGLQGTKAALALQQAFEKNDIVKVDDVDKKVGA
- the iolE gene encoding myo-inosose-2 dehydratase translates to MTIELGIAPIGWTNDDMPELGKEVTFEQAIDEMALAGYQGTEVGNKYPKDPAVLKHYLALRHLKIASAWFSAFLTTKPYEETEAAFIKHRDFLHAMGAKVIAVAEQGHSVQGMLDKAVFDDKPHFTDEEWQRLATGLERLGDRAHEVGMQIVYRHHMGTGVQTTAEIDKLMAMTDPDKVSLLFDTGHLVLSGEDPLDIFNRYKDRIKHIHFKDVRPEQAKQERAEHMSFLAGVKNGMFTVPGDGMIDFKPIWQAIQKSNYSGWIVVEAEQDPAKANPLEYALKAKQYLDTIMAIPQTV
- the gnd gene encoding phosphogluconate dehydrogenase (NAD(+)-dependent, decarboxylating), yielding MQVGMVGLGKMGMNLVANMRDHDIEVVAFDLNDQARTEVGQYQARAVASLDALVMSLASPRIIWSMVPAGKPTDATINQLAKLLRPGDIVIDGGNSYYQDSIKRSQLLAEEGIHFFDVGTSGGMAGARANGNFMIGGDQTQFAKIEPLFKAIAAPGGYLYTGPAGSGHYLKMVHNGIEYGMMQAIGEGFDVLAHSPYDYDNEAVAKMWNNGSVIRSWLMELAGNAFSDDADLEKIQGIMHSSGEGAWTVEEALRLHVATPVIASALMMRYRSEAADTMTGKVVAALRNQFGGHAVDPTTGKHDGQVK
- a CDS encoding MurR/RpiR family transcriptional regulator; this encodes MHDFLVQLQIYKPNLSRQEKKLADFLQTHPDRASQANIAELSAITGVSTATISRFAKALGYPNFQALRMALVQSPPEPDQTLFAELSPDDSVETLAQKIFTSNIDALRTTLANLDTAALAKAINWITHADHLGLFGLGASNLVALDGYHKFLRTAIPVSYAADYHMQLMAATHLGANDAMILTSHSGEDKDAIALADLAKQQQVPLIVITGAPASRLAKMADAAFVAVAEESRYRTEALHALIAELSLMDTLFMISAIQTNSQTAPPFRRVRATIDATRR
- a CDS encoding Gfo/Idh/MocA family protein; this translates as MVVKVGVIGTGAMGRAHIDRLTNVLTGAKVVEVTDINQEAAKAAVRDFKLDAKVYPDDTSLLQDPDIDAVFVVSFGGAHEATVLKALDTDKFIFTEKPLATTLEGAKRIVDKEMGKPRKVIQVGFMRRYDEGIHALKAQLDSGIIGTPLVVRASHINPDVAANYSNEMAITDTLIHEIDEMHWLLDDDYASIQITYPRQSSKVNNEGLRDPQLATLTTKKGVVIQVLVHVTAQYGYEVKLEVVGATGELKLPDYGFAPIVRTQATQQTAMETSWVKRFLQAYNTEVQEFINQVAKNQSPIGPSAWDGYIAAVTAEAGIRSQKDQEPVLINVAATPAFYQKKQAVKA
- a CDS encoding class II fructose-bisphosphate aldolase: MALIPATTLMQAALAHHAAIGHFNINGPDWLETYLSVAEETKTPIIVATSDRIMDFLGGFDFMSRYVRFMIQALEITVPVVLHLDHGLSVEHVYQAIDAGYTSVMFDGSKLPIDENVALTKKVVAYAHQRHVSVEAEVGSVGGNENGLISGVQYASVADALKMAGTGIDSLAAALGSVHGDYVGRPKLNFERMTEIAQATQLPLVLHGASGIPDDQIQQAIQTGTAKININTEVNTVWTEAVAKALQQKRSGHDPQPILTAGKQAMARLVESKMNDFHILGKSARLTAME
- a CDS encoding TIM barrel protein; this translates as MTIQIEKMALNRKVAQNRSLESFFQLATEVGINQVELRNDMTASDRPETVIDQMPVADFNALKAKYGMKILTINALQQFNQPAKLVANRQLLTGLAELAVQIGSPAIIFVPEVNPQDNRTPQQRLEDAAHNLQVFGEILATYHLTGLVEPLGFMASTLRYPWTAQQAIELSGRTEFKLTIDTFHFFLAHITAAQFKANVDVKRIGLVHLSGIEPIHELREVLDEDRMFITDRDIMQNVEQVQLFESMGYKGNYSFEAFSTRLAAESNQQLAHKITTSIAQLNQPTAVSGLEV
- a CDS encoding sugar phosphate isomerase/epimerase family protein, giving the protein MKLAYDPSMFRDTMTLKQMFDEVARLGYEYVELSPRRDFIWFYEHPVADTALIKQVKRYAQDAGVKISSVLPVQQWSSPDEQEREFAVRNLKRTIEITAALGVKVLNTEFSGDKFQPLVSQGQWYKSMEELAPVFEKNGITLEIQPHPNDFIESNLAASRLIRSLDVDWVHQVWCSSHAFYMDDGRGDIRQQFAESGDLITHVLIADTFNHKGNQGLRYIINPPGAPVTIHQHLNPGEGEVDFATLYAVLRERHFNGIITNNVFAWPDKVDWSNKITLQSVKNGLQL
- a CDS encoding tautomerase family protein, which gives rise to MPLVRFDMLKGRSPETIQQILQITHEVMVAAFDVPARDRYQIVHQHEPYEMVVEDTGLGIPRTDKVVVISLVSRVRTVHQLKQFYATLAERLSTAGLVDKNDLMINVSFNNDQGWSFGQGKAQFLDGSL